A genomic stretch from Serratia entomophila includes:
- a CDS encoding ATP-binding protein — protein sequence MRRLPFLAGARGRLLMFNLLVVAVTLMVSGVAIVGFNHAGKLQEQVQAQTLKEMNGSMALSRDTSNVATAAIRLSQVVGALEYQSESARLKQTQLALQASLSRLADAPLARSEPELVRRIISRSNALESSVTRMLELGHARHLQRNILLSGLYQSQSTLRHIASMNQHGHPGQPPQALLSQIDRLLSVAIQTPTPKAAAQQLDSVMAYWPPHSPDGLVNDKMRQFRNSQQRLLPETLELEQSDLALAYYTYHIKALVAMLNDDINLYVQKVAGESDLRTHQTHRELSSISIFIALFALLALVITGFAGLYIYRNLGSNLTAIANAMTRLARGERDVGVPALQRRDELGELARAFNVFARNTASLEQTSRLLKEKSTQLETTFLAMRDGFALFDNAGQLVVWNPQYPLLLGLREHQLHRGQHYRELLQHVTPPPGQRWEAVLANLTSELPQPQELRLSDGRTVELRFSPVPNRGVVNVVLERTERKALEEALLHSQKMKAVGQLTGGLAHDFNNLLAVIIGSLELTAGQSQDAQTGQRIARALKAAERGAQLTQRLLAFSRKQALHPQAVVLRALVENLQELLSHSLPPTLSLNIEAQQPGWLAWIDANQLENALINLVVNARDAMEGRSGVVKIRIYNQRVVRSDGKKQDMVALEVIDSGSGMSEEVKVQAFEPFFTTKAVGSGSGLGLSMVYGFVRQSGGRVQIESRPGEGTLVRLQLPRAPTPRAAEAVAVQPEDRDSADHLVLVLEDENDVRQTLCEHLHQLGYLTLDCADGREALALLAQTPDIRLMISDLMLPGELNGAQTIARARALNPQLTTLLISGQDLRQHDAGELADIELLRKPFSQRQLALALQRARRRNASDDAIRRE from the coding sequence ATGCGCAGACTGCCTTTCCTTGCCGGTGCGCGCGGGCGCCTGCTGATGTTCAACCTGCTGGTGGTGGCGGTGACGCTGATGGTCAGCGGCGTGGCGATCGTCGGCTTTAACCATGCGGGCAAGCTGCAGGAACAGGTGCAGGCGCAAACGCTGAAAGAAATGAACGGCAGCATGGCCCTGAGCCGCGATACCTCCAACGTGGCGACCGCCGCCATTCGGCTGTCGCAGGTGGTTGGCGCGCTGGAATACCAAAGTGAATCCGCCCGGCTCAAGCAAACCCAACTGGCGCTGCAGGCGTCGCTCTCGCGGCTGGCGGACGCCCCGCTGGCGCGCAGCGAGCCGGAGCTGGTCCGCCGCATCATCAGCCGCAGCAACGCGCTGGAGAGCAGCGTCACCCGCATGCTGGAGCTCGGCCATGCGCGCCACCTGCAGCGCAATATCCTGCTCAGCGGGCTGTATCAGAGCCAAAGCACGCTGCGCCATATCGCCAGCATGAATCAGCACGGCCATCCGGGCCAGCCGCCGCAGGCGTTGCTGAGCCAGATCGACCGGCTGTTGTCGGTCGCCATCCAGACGCCAACCCCCAAGGCCGCCGCGCAACAGCTCGACAGCGTGATGGCCTACTGGCCGCCGCACAGCCCGGATGGGCTGGTGAATGACAAAATGCGGCAATTCCGCAACAGCCAGCAGCGCCTGCTGCCCGAAACCCTCGAACTGGAACAGAGCGACCTGGCGCTGGCCTATTACACCTACCACATCAAGGCGCTGGTCGCGATGCTCAACGACGACATCAACCTCTATGTGCAAAAGGTGGCCGGCGAATCGGATCTTCGCACCCACCAGACGCACCGCGAGCTCAGCTCCATCAGCATTTTTATCGCCCTGTTCGCCCTGCTGGCCCTGGTGATAACCGGCTTCGCCGGGCTGTATATCTACCGCAACCTCGGCTCCAACCTGACGGCGATCGCCAACGCCATGACGCGGCTGGCGCGCGGTGAACGCGACGTCGGCGTGCCGGCGCTGCAGCGCCGCGATGAGTTGGGGGAATTGGCGCGGGCGTTCAACGTGTTTGCACGCAACACCGCCTCGCTGGAGCAAACCTCCCGCCTGCTGAAAGAGAAAAGCACCCAGTTGGAAACTACCTTTCTGGCGATGCGCGACGGTTTTGCACTGTTCGACAACGCCGGCCAGCTGGTGGTGTGGAACCCGCAGTACCCGCTGCTGCTGGGGCTGCGTGAACACCAGTTGCACCGCGGCCAGCACTATCGCGAACTGCTGCAGCACGTGACGCCGCCGCCGGGCCAGCGCTGGGAAGCGGTGCTGGCCAACCTGACCAGCGAACTGCCGCAGCCGCAGGAGCTGCGCCTGAGCGACGGACGCACCGTCGAACTGCGTTTCAGCCCGGTGCCCAACCGCGGGGTGGTCAACGTGGTGCTTGAGCGCACCGAGCGCAAGGCGCTGGAAGAGGCGTTGCTGCACAGCCAAAAGATGAAGGCGGTCGGTCAGTTGACCGGCGGGCTGGCGCACGATTTCAACAACCTGCTGGCGGTGATCATCGGCAGCCTGGAGCTCACCGCCGGGCAATCCCAGGATGCCCAAACCGGGCAGCGCATCGCCCGGGCGCTGAAGGCCGCCGAGCGCGGCGCGCAGCTCACGCAGCGGCTGCTGGCGTTCTCACGTAAACAGGCGCTGCATCCGCAGGCCGTGGTGCTGCGCGCCTTGGTGGAAAATCTGCAGGAACTGCTGAGCCATTCGCTGCCGCCGACGTTGTCGTTGAACATCGAGGCGCAGCAGCCCGGCTGGCTGGCGTGGATCGACGCCAACCAGTTGGAAAACGCGCTGATCAACCTGGTGGTCAACGCCCGCGATGCGATGGAAGGCCGCAGCGGCGTGGTGAAAATCCGTATCTATAACCAACGGGTGGTGCGCAGCGACGGCAAAAAGCAGGACATGGTAGCGCTGGAGGTGATCGACAGCGGCAGCGGTATGTCGGAAGAGGTCAAGGTGCAGGCGTTCGAACCCTTCTTCACCACCAAGGCGGTGGGCAGCGGCAGCGGTCTGGGCCTGTCGATGGTCTACGGCTTCGTGCGCCAGTCCGGCGGGCGGGTGCAAATTGAAAGCCGGCCGGGCGAAGGAACGCTGGTTCGCCTGCAGCTGCCGCGCGCGCCAACGCCAAGAGCGGCCGAAGCCGTTGCCGTCCAGCCCGAAGACCGCGACAGCGCCGATCATCTGGTGCTGGTGCTGGAGGATGAAAACGACGTGCGCCAGACGCTGTGCGAGCACCTGCATCAGCTCGGTTACCTGACGCTCGACTGCGCCGACGGCCGCGAGGCGCTGGCGCTGCTGGCCCAGACGCCGGACATCAGGCTGATGATCAGCGACCTGATGCTGCCCGGCGAGCTGAACGGCGCGCAGACGATCGCCCGGGCGCGGGCGCTTAATCCGCAGTTGACCACGCTGCTGATCAGCGGCCAGGACCTGCGCCAGCATGACGCCGGCGAGCTGGCGGACATCGAACTGCTGCGCAAGCCGTTCAGCCAGCGGCAGCTGGCGTTGGCGCTGCAACGGGCGCGCCGGCGAAACGCATCGGACGACGCAATTAGGAGGGAATGA
- a CDS encoding sugar ABC transporter ATP-binding protein, producing MSATPILEMHGIAKRFGQFYALKGVDLTVYRGEIHALMGENGAGKSTLMKILAGAYIASSGEIFIDGQPFAIKGPKDALAAGITLIYQEMNLAPNLTVAENIFLGSEIQRGGLVQRRQMLLEAQKVVDRLGAQFSAGDRVMKLTIAEQQQVEIARALHRNSRILVMDEPTAALSSRETQRLFALIKRLRDEGMAIIYISHRMAEVYELSDRVSVLRDGQYVGSLMRDRLSASELVRMMVGRPLSDLFNKEQGMAVGEPRLTLHGLTDGKKIGPIDLQVRAGEIVGLSGLVGAGRSELAQLIFGVRKSTGGTVEIDGKPANIQSPRDAIALGIGFLTENRKEQGLFLDLAAHENIVMATLERDGRYGLLNRRKAQSISRDAIELLNIRVPHAQVRAGGLSGGNQQKLLISRWVAIGPRILILDEPTRGVDVGAKSEIYRIMSQMAQQGVAILMISSELPEVVGMSDRVYVMHEGNIAGQLSGADITQENIMTLATGAEENAANE from the coding sequence ATGAGCGCGACCCCGATTCTGGAAATGCACGGCATCGCCAAGCGTTTTGGGCAGTTTTATGCCCTGAAAGGCGTCGACTTGACGGTGTATCGCGGTGAGATCCACGCGCTGATGGGGGAAAACGGCGCGGGCAAAAGCACCTTAATGAAAATCTTGGCCGGCGCCTATATCGCCAGCAGCGGGGAAATTTTTATCGACGGGCAGCCGTTCGCCATCAAAGGGCCAAAAGACGCCCTGGCGGCCGGCATCACGCTGATTTACCAGGAAATGAATCTGGCGCCTAACCTGACGGTGGCGGAGAACATCTTCCTGGGCAGCGAGATCCAGCGCGGCGGCCTGGTGCAACGCCGGCAGATGTTGCTGGAAGCGCAGAAGGTTGTCGATCGGTTGGGCGCGCAGTTCAGCGCCGGCGATCGGGTGATGAAGCTGACCATCGCCGAGCAGCAGCAGGTGGAAATTGCCCGCGCGCTGCACCGCAACAGCCGCATTTTAGTGATGGACGAGCCCACGGCGGCGCTCTCTTCACGCGAGACGCAGCGCCTGTTCGCGCTGATCAAACGGCTGCGCGACGAGGGCATGGCGATCATTTACATCAGCCACCGCATGGCCGAAGTGTACGAACTGTCGGATCGCGTCAGCGTGCTGCGCGACGGCCAGTACGTCGGCAGCCTGATGCGTGACCGGCTTTCCGCCAGTGAACTGGTGCGCATGATGGTGGGGCGGCCGCTGAGCGACCTGTTCAATAAGGAGCAGGGCATGGCGGTGGGCGAACCCCGCTTGACGCTGCACGGCCTGACCGACGGCAAGAAGATCGGGCCGATCGACCTGCAGGTACGCGCCGGCGAGATTGTCGGCCTGTCCGGGCTGGTGGGCGCCGGGCGTTCCGAGCTGGCGCAGCTGATTTTCGGCGTGCGCAAATCCACCGGCGGAACGGTGGAGATCGACGGCAAACCGGCCAATATCCAGTCGCCGCGCGATGCCATCGCTCTCGGCATCGGATTTTTGACCGAAAACCGCAAGGAACAGGGGCTGTTCCTCGACCTGGCGGCGCATGAAAACATCGTGATGGCGACGCTGGAGCGCGATGGCCGCTACGGCCTGCTCAACCGGCGCAAGGCGCAGAGCATTTCGCGCGATGCCATCGAGCTGCTGAATATCCGCGTGCCGCACGCTCAGGTGCGCGCCGGCGGGCTGTCCGGCGGCAACCAGCAAAAGCTGCTGATCTCCCGCTGGGTCGCGATCGGCCCGCGCATTCTGATCCTCGATGAGCCGACGCGCGGCGTCGACGTCGGCGCCAAGAGCGAAATCTACCGCATCATGAGCCAGATGGCGCAGCAGGGCGTGGCGATCCTGATGATTTCCAGCGAACTGCCGGAGGTGGTGGGGATGAGCGACCGGGTGTATGTGATGCACGAGGGCAACATCGCCGGCCAGCTGAGCGGCGCGGATATCACCCAGGAAAACATCATGACGCTGGCCACCGGCGCCGAAGAGAATGCTGCCAATGAATAA
- a CDS encoding ABC transporter permease subunit — protein MTSNPLPPGAKSPTLKRALLGDMMQTVGILPILILIVAVFGFVAPNFFTDANLLNIARQASINIVLAAGMTFIILTGGIDLSVGSMLGTTAVVAMAVSLMPGMAGLSIPLALLAGLGMGLFNGILVAYAGLPPFIVTLGTYTALRGAAYLLADGTTIINSNISFEWIGNAYLGPIPWLVIIAFAVIALCWFILRRTTLGVHIYAVGGNMQAARLTGIKVGAVLLFVYGMSGLLSGLGGVMSASRLYSANGNLGMGYELDAIAAVILGGTSFVGGIGTITGTLVGALIIATLNNGMTLMGVSYFWQLVIKGAVIIIAVLIDKYRTRNYQH, from the coding sequence ATGACTTCCAACCCGCTGCCGCCAGGCGCCAAATCCCCGACGCTGAAGCGGGCGCTGCTGGGCGATATGATGCAAACCGTCGGCATCTTGCCGATATTGATCCTGATCGTCGCGGTTTTCGGCTTCGTCGCCCCCAACTTTTTTACCGACGCCAATCTGCTGAATATCGCGCGGCAGGCGTCTATCAACATCGTGCTGGCGGCGGGCATGACCTTCATCATCCTGACCGGCGGCATCGATCTGTCGGTAGGCTCGATGCTGGGCACCACCGCAGTGGTGGCGATGGCGGTCTCGCTGATGCCGGGCATGGCCGGGCTGTCTATCCCGCTGGCGCTGTTGGCGGGCCTGGGCATGGGGCTGTTCAACGGCATCCTGGTAGCCTATGCCGGGCTGCCGCCGTTTATCGTCACCCTGGGCACCTATACCGCGCTGCGCGGCGCCGCCTATCTGCTGGCGGACGGCACTACCATCATCAACTCCAACATCAGTTTCGAATGGATCGGCAACGCCTATCTGGGGCCGATCCCCTGGCTGGTGATCATTGCCTTTGCGGTGATCGCGCTGTGCTGGTTCATCCTGCGCCGCACCACGCTGGGCGTGCACATCTACGCGGTGGGCGGCAACATGCAGGCGGCGCGTCTGACCGGCATCAAGGTAGGTGCGGTGCTGCTGTTCGTTTACGGCATGAGCGGCCTGCTGTCCGGCCTTGGCGGGGTGATGAGCGCCTCGCGGCTGTACAGCGCCAACGGCAACCTCGGTATGGGCTATGAGCTGGACGCCATCGCCGCGGTGATCCTTGGCGGCACCAGCTTTGTCGGCGGCATCGGCACCATCACCGGCACGCTGGTGGGGGCGCTGATCATTGCGACGTTGAACAACGGCATGACGCTGATGGGCGTCTCTTACTTCTGGCAATTGGTGATCAAAGGGGCGGTGATCATCATAGCGGTGCTGATCGACAAATACCGTACCCGCAACTATCAACATTAG
- a CDS encoding ABC transporter substrate-binding protein: protein MRFKPLITALLITAALGGAASAQAKELKSIGVTVGDLANPFFVQITKGAELKARELAGDKVNVTLVSSGYDLGQQVAQIDNFIAAKVDMIILNAADSKGIGPAVKRAKDAGIVVVAVDVAAEGADATITSDNTQAGAMACKYISDRLKEKGNVVIINGPPVSAVQNRVEGCMTELKKHPDIKLLSYNQNAKGSREGGLEIMTSLLAANPKIDGVFAINDPTAIGADLAAKQAQRSEFFIVGVDGSPDGEEALKRSNSLFVATPAQDPQVMAAKAVEIGYGILQGKPAPTAPVLIPVTMIDKNNIAGYKGWTVK, encoded by the coding sequence ATGCGTTTCAAGCCATTGATTACCGCTTTGCTGATTACCGCCGCGTTGGGCGGCGCCGCGTCGGCGCAGGCGAAAGAGCTGAAGTCGATCGGGGTGACGGTGGGCGACCTGGCCAACCCGTTCTTTGTACAGATCACCAAGGGCGCCGAGCTGAAGGCGCGCGAGCTGGCGGGCGACAAGGTTAACGTCACGCTGGTGTCGAGCGGTTACGATCTCGGCCAGCAGGTGGCGCAGATTGATAACTTCATCGCCGCCAAGGTGGATATGATCATCCTCAACGCCGCCGATTCCAAGGGCATCGGCCCGGCGGTGAAACGCGCCAAAGACGCCGGCATCGTGGTGGTGGCGGTCGACGTGGCGGCCGAAGGCGCCGACGCCACCATCACCTCGGACAACACCCAGGCCGGGGCGATGGCCTGTAAATACATCAGCGACAGGCTGAAAGAGAAAGGCAATGTGGTGATCATCAACGGGCCGCCGGTCTCTGCGGTGCAAAACCGCGTGGAAGGCTGCATGACCGAGCTGAAGAAACATCCGGACATCAAGCTGCTGTCTTACAACCAAAACGCCAAAGGCAGCCGGGAAGGCGGCCTGGAGATCATGACTTCGCTGCTGGCGGCCAATCCGAAGATCGACGGCGTATTCGCCATCAACGATCCGACGGCGATCGGTGCCGATCTGGCGGCCAAGCAGGCGCAGCGCAGCGAATTCTTTATCGTTGGCGTGGACGGTTCGCCGGACGGGGAAGAAGCGCTCAAGCGCAGCAATTCGCTGTTTGTGGCGACGCCGGCGCAGGATCCGCAGGTAATGGCGGCCAAGGCGGTAGAGATAGGTTACGGCATTCTGCAGGGCAAACCGGCGCCGACCGCACCGGTACTGATCCCGGTAACCATGATCGATAAAAACAACATCGCCGGCTACAAGGGCTGGACGGTGAAATAA
- a CDS encoding D-lyxose/D-mannose isomerase, with product MNRSEVNRILQQTQHFFARFDVHLPPFAHFSPSVWRRLDRRSWQEVFDLKLGWDVTAFGGEDFARCGLTLFTLRNGSPGGRPYAKGYAEKVMHCREAQVTPMHFHWRKREDIINRGGGNLIVELHNADPQEHLAGEAVTVTLDGCRQTHAAGSRLRLAPGESICLTPGIYHSFWGEEGFGDVLVGEVSSVNDDDSDNRFLTPLPRYSAIEEDQPPQWLLCHEYLRFID from the coding sequence ATGAATCGTTCCGAAGTGAACCGGATCCTGCAGCAAACCCAGCACTTCTTCGCCCGTTTTGATGTTCATTTGCCGCCCTTCGCCCATTTCAGCCCATCGGTATGGCGCCGGCTCGATCGCCGTTCGTGGCAAGAGGTGTTCGACCTGAAGTTGGGGTGGGACGTCACCGCCTTTGGCGGCGAGGATTTTGCCCGCTGCGGCCTGACGCTGTTCACCCTGCGCAACGGTTCGCCCGGTGGGCGGCCATACGCCAAGGGCTACGCGGAGAAGGTGATGCACTGCCGCGAAGCGCAGGTGACGCCGATGCATTTTCACTGGCGCAAGCGGGAAGACATCATCAATCGCGGCGGCGGCAACCTGATTGTGGAGTTGCACAACGCCGATCCTCAGGAGCACCTGGCCGGGGAGGCGGTGACCGTTACCCTGGACGGCTGTCGCCAGACCCATGCCGCGGGTTCGCGCCTGCGGTTGGCGCCGGGGGAAAGCATCTGCCTGACGCCGGGGATTTACCATAGCTTCTGGGGCGAGGAAGGCTTTGGCGACGTGCTGGTGGGCGAGGTGTCTTCGGTGAATGACGACGACAGCGACAACCGCTTCCTGACGCCGCTTCCCCGCTATAGCGCGATTGAAGAGGACCAGCCGCCGCAGTGGCTGCTGTGCCATGAATATTTGCGCTTTATCGACTGA